In Thunnus thynnus chromosome 20, fThuThy2.1, whole genome shotgun sequence, a single window of DNA contains:
- the LOC137171982 gene encoding urotensin-2 receptor: MTTVSMEPVGVLVERGANATDPPLNSHEDLAATFTIGTILSIMCLVGVSGNIYTLVVMCHSMRTAASMYIYIINLALADLLYLLSIPFVVCTHFLKGWYFGDAGCRLLFSIDFLTMHASIFTLTIMSTERYFAVLKPLDTVKRSKSYRKAIALLVWAVSLILTLPMSVSIQLMKVGNKLMCQPTLSEISYKFYISFLFCTSIVAPGLIIGYLYIQLARTYWVSQTETFKQTKKLPNQKVLYLIFTIVLLFWACFLPFWIWQLLGQFNPSLSLSIKAKRNINYLTTCLTYSNSCINPFLYTLLTKNYKEYLRKHKRSWMAGSYFSRRSRFQRSPRRSPSSSSQQCTESFMLTHTASLRAHNSSL; this comes from the exons ATGACCACAGTGTCCATGGAGCCTGTAGGAGTCCTGGTGGAAAGGGGCGCCAATGCCACTGACCCCCCTCTGAACTCGCATGAGGACTTAGCTGCCACCTTCACCATTGGCACCATCCTGTCCATAATGTGCCTTGTGGGAGTCTCAGGGAACATCTACACCCTGGTGGTTATGTGCCACTCCATGAGGACTGCAGCCTCGATGTACATCTATATCATAAACTTAGCTTTGGCAGATCTGCTGTATCTGCTTTCAATCCCATTCGTTGTCTGCACACACTTTCTAAAGGGATGGTACTTTGGGGACGCAGGGTGTCGGCTTCTGTTCAGCATAGACTTCCTGACCATGCATGCCAGTATCTTCACACTGACAATCATGAGCACGGAGCGCTACTTTGCAGTGCTCAAGCCGCTTGACACAGTCAAGAGGTCTAAAAGTTACAGGAAGGCCATCGCTCTGCTGGTCTGGGCTGTTTCTCTCATCCTGACTCTACCAATGAGTGTGAGCATCCAGCTGATGAAGGTGGGAAACAAGCTTATGTGTCAGCCCACCTTGTCAGAAATCTCCTACAAGTTTTACATCTCCTTCCTGTTTTGCACTAGCATTGTTGCTCCAGGTCTGATCATTGGCTATCTCTACATCCAACTCGCCCGCACTTATTGGGTTTCACAGACGGAGACCTTCAAACAGACCAAGAAACTTCCCAATCAAAAG GTGCTGTACCTGATTTTCACCATCGTGCTCCTCTTCTGGGCATGCTTCCTGCCCTTCTGGATCTGGCAGCTGCTGGGTCAGTTCAACCCATCACTGTCCCTCTCCATCAAAGCCAAGCGCAACATCAACTACCTGACCACATGCCTGACGTACTCCAACAGTTGCATCAACCCATTCCTCTACACACTGCTCACCAAGAACTACAAGGAGTACTTGAGGAAGCACAAGCGGTCCTGGATGGCTGGCAGCTACTTCAGCAGGAGGAGTCGTTTTCAGCGTTCACCACGCAGGTCGCCGTCATCCAGCAGTCAACAGTGTACCGAAAGCTTTATGCTCACGCACACCGCCTCCCTGCGCGCACATAACAGCAGTTTGTGA